One genomic window of Dysgonomonas mossii includes the following:
- a CDS encoding aromatic hydrocarbon degradation protein codes for MKKTLAIAVLALCSTSHVFAGGILTNTNQSAHFIRMVARDASVQIDAAYTNPAGLVKLNDGFHFSFSNQSAFQTRTITSTFAPFAGFGGDATKSFKGTASAPIIPSIQAAYKKGKWVLSGNIAVTGGGGKATFNDGLPSFESTISMLPGLLAASGITTNNYSVDAYMRGSSFIYGAQIGGSYAINNMFSVYGGFRLNIVNNRYEGHLRNISFNPQHPMLNPTGGMMSAQTFFNDAASLAKGTAANLNPFIESGAGAYTVGQLITAGKLSQAMADQLRAGLNIGNAEQFNQMQIQQVQAGYVIAGQAYENNAKAVADKNLDSSQSGWGISPILGFNFSYNNLNVGMKYEFRTALNVENKTKVDDTGLFKDGVNTPHDIPALFTVGASYQITPKLLASVGYHHFFDSDAKMADDKQKHINGGTNEYLFGAEYKIDDMFLVSAGGQITRYGVKDEYQRDLSFSINSYSIGLGGAVNVAKNVLINVGYFWTTYSDWTKDNPKYVAIPNTNPQAYLAGKDVFSRTNKVFAAGVDFSF; via the coding sequence ATGAAGAAGACATTGGCTATTGCTGTTTTAGCCCTGTGTAGTACCTCGCATGTCTTTGCAGGAGGTATTCTTACCAATACGAATCAGAGTGCGCATTTCATCAGAATGGTTGCTCGTGACGCATCTGTGCAAATAGACGCCGCTTATACAAATCCTGCGGGGCTTGTAAAACTTAACGATGGTTTCCATTTTTCTTTTTCCAATCAGAGTGCTTTTCAAACAAGAACGATAACTTCCACTTTTGCTCCATTTGCAGGGTTTGGTGGCGATGCTACAAAAAGTTTTAAGGGAACAGCTTCAGCTCCGATCATTCCTAGTATTCAGGCTGCATACAAAAAAGGTAAATGGGTGCTTTCTGGAAATATTGCAGTGACAGGTGGCGGCGGTAAGGCTACATTTAATGATGGGTTGCCTTCTTTTGAATCAACTATATCAATGTTGCCCGGTTTACTTGCTGCGAGCGGAATCACCACAAATAACTATTCGGTAGATGCATATATGCGTGGTTCATCATTTATATATGGTGCTCAGATCGGAGGAAGTTATGCTATCAATAATATGTTTTCAGTATATGGCGGTTTTCGTCTTAATATAGTAAATAACAGGTACGAGGGACATTTGAGAAATATATCTTTTAACCCTCAACACCCGATGTTAAATCCTACAGGAGGCATGATGTCTGCTCAGACCTTTTTTAATGACGCTGCTTCGTTGGCGAAGGGAACTGCAGCAAATCTGAATCCTTTTATCGAAAGTGGAGCCGGTGCATACACTGTGGGGCAACTGATTACTGCAGGAAAGCTGTCGCAAGCGATGGCCGACCAACTAAGGGCTGGATTGAATATTGGCAATGCCGAGCAGTTTAATCAAATGCAGATACAGCAGGTTCAGGCTGGATATGTAATTGCAGGGCAGGCGTATGAAAATAATGCAAAAGCTGTAGCTGATAAAAATCTTGATTCATCACAATCCGGATGGGGTATATCTCCTATTCTTGGGTTCAACTTCAGCTATAATAACTTGAATGTCGGTATGAAATATGAGTTTCGTACAGCTCTCAACGTAGAGAATAAAACCAAAGTTGATGATACAGGCTTGTTTAAAGATGGAGTAAATACTCCTCACGATATTCCTGCTCTATTCACAGTGGGCGCTTCTTATCAGATTACCCCGAAACTATTGGCAAGTGTTGGTTATCACCACTTTTTCGACTCAGATGCTAAAATGGCAGACGATAAACAAAAGCATATAAACGGAGGTACAAATGAATATTTATTTGGAGCCGAATATAAAATAGACGACATGTTCTTGGTAAGTGCCGGAGGGCAAATCACCCGCTATGGTGTAAAAGATGAGTATCAGAGAGATTTAAGTTTCTCTATCAATTCATATTCTATAGGTTTAGGTGGTGCTGTAAATGTTGCCAAAAACGTTCTTATAAATGTAGGTTACTTCTGGACAACATATTCGGACTGGACAAAAGATAATCCAAAATATGTTGCAATACCAAATACCAACCCTCAGGCTTATCTTGCTGGAAAAGACGTATTCTCACGTACCAACAAGGTATTTGCTGCGGGAGTGGACTTTTCATTCTAA
- the rpsL gene encoding 30S ribosomal protein S12 codes for MPTIQQLVRKGRAVLVEKSKSRALDACPQRRGVCIRVYTTTPKKPNSAMRKVARVRLTNSKEVNAYIPGEGHNLQEHSIVLVRGGRVKDLPGVRYHIVRGTLDTAGVNGRTQRRSKYGAKRPKPGAPAAAAAKGKKK; via the coding sequence ATGCCTACAATTCAACAATTAGTAAGAAAAGGACGGGCGGTTTTGGTTGAAAAGAGTAAGTCTCGTGCATTGGATGCATGTCCTCAACGTAGAGGTGTTTGTATCCGTGTATATACAACAACTCCTAAGAAACCTAACTCAGCGATGCGTAAGGTAGCACGTGTGCGTTTAACAAATTCAAAAGAGGTGAATGCTTATATACCTGGAGAAGGTCACAATTTGCAGGAGCACTCAATTGTACTTGTTAGAGGTGGTCGTGTGAAAGACCTTCCGGGTGTTCGTTACCACATTGTACGTGGAACATTGGATACTGCAGGAGTAAATGGTCGTACACAACGCCGCTCTAAATACGGAGCAAAACGTCCTAAACCGGGAGCACCAGCGGCAGCTGCAGCTAAGGGTAAGAAAAAATAA
- the rpsG gene encoding 30S ribosomal protein S7, protein MRKAKPKKRQILPDPVFGDVKVTKFVNHLMYDGKKSTAFDIFYTALEIVKKKLPNDEKTALEIWKAALDNVTPQVEVKSRRVGGATFQVPTEIRPDRKESICMKNLILYARKRGGKTMADKLGAEISDAYNNQGGAFKRKEDMHRMAEANRAFAHFRF, encoded by the coding sequence ATGAGAAAAGCAAAACCAAAGAAAAGACAGATCCTACCGGATCCTGTTTTCGGTGATGTAAAGGTTACAAAGTTTGTTAACCACTTAATGTATGATGGTAAAAAATCTACTGCATTCGATATCTTCTATACTGCATTGGAGATCGTGAAGAAGAAATTACCAAACGACGAAAAAACTGCTCTCGAGATATGGAAAGCAGCTCTAGATAACGTAACTCCTCAAGTAGAAGTGAAGTCACGCCGTGTAGGTGGTGCAACATTTCAGGTTCCTACCGAAATTCGCCCAGACCGCAAAGAATCTATCTGTATGAAAAATCTTATCCTTTATGCTCGCAAGAGAGGTGGTAAGACTATGGCAGACAAATTAGGCGCAGAAATCTCAGATGCATACAACAATCAAGGAGGCGCATTCAAAAGAAAAGAAGATATGCATAGAATGGCTGAAGCTAACCGTGCATTCGCTCATTTCAGATTCTAA
- the fusA gene encoding elongation factor G: MAKVNDSLKNTRNIGIMAHIDAGKTTTSERILFYTGLTHKIGEVHDGAATMDWMEQEQERGITITSAATTASWKYDNEMFKINLIDTPGHVDFTVEVERSLRILDGAIAAYDAVSGVEPQSETVWRQADKYDVPRMCYVNKMDRSGADFFEVVRQIKEMLNGNPCPVQIPIGAEEHFRGIIDLIKMKAMYWHDETMGADYELDEIPSEYLAEAQEWREKMLEKAAECDETLMEKFFDDPSSITEEEIIAALRIGTLSMQINPMLCGSSFKNKGVQPLLDAVCKFLPSPIDTVAIEGTDPRTGATIVRHPSPSEPMAALAFKIATDPFVGRLCFFRVYSGELAAGSYVYNSRSEKKERISRLFQMHSNKQNPKDVIGCGDIGAGVGFKDIRTGDTLCDENNPIVLESMDFPEPVIGIAVEPITQKDVDKLATGLGKLAEEDPTFRVHTDQDSGQTIIEGMGELHLEIIIDRLKREFKVECNQGRPQVSYKEAITQTVDLREVYKKQTGGRGKFADIIVKVGPTDPGFEGELQFIDEVKGGNVPKEFIPSVQKGFAAAMKNGVLAGYALDKLKVVLIDGSYHTVDSDQLSFELCAKLAFRNACEKAGPTLQEPIMKLEVVTPEESMGDVISDLNKRRGQVEGMESSRSGARIVKAKVPLAEMFGYVTSLRTITSGRATSAMTFSHYEEVSPSIARQVLTEVKGRVDLIK, encoded by the coding sequence ATGGCAAAGGTTAATGACAGTTTAAAGAATACAAGAAATATAGGCATCATGGCGCACATCGATGCCGGTAAAACCACTACTTCTGAACGTATCCTGTTCTATACCGGTCTTACACATAAGATTGGAGAGGTACATGATGGCGCTGCCACTATGGACTGGATGGAGCAAGAGCAAGAAAGGGGTATTACTATTACATCTGCCGCTACCACAGCAAGCTGGAAGTATGACAATGAAATGTTTAAGATCAACTTGATCGATACTCCCGGACACGTTGACTTTACAGTAGAGGTAGAGCGTTCACTCCGTATTCTTGATGGGGCAATTGCTGCTTACGATGCAGTAAGTGGTGTTGAACCTCAGTCGGAAACAGTATGGCGTCAGGCTGACAAATACGATGTTCCTCGTATGTGTTATGTAAATAAAATGGACCGTTCGGGAGCAGATTTCTTTGAAGTGGTACGCCAAATAAAAGAAATGTTGAATGGTAACCCATGTCCGGTTCAGATTCCAATTGGAGCAGAAGAACACTTCAGAGGAATCATCGACCTTATCAAAATGAAGGCGATGTACTGGCATGATGAAACAATGGGTGCAGACTATGAGTTGGACGAAATTCCTTCCGAATATCTAGCTGAAGCTCAAGAGTGGAGAGAAAAAATGCTTGAAAAAGCTGCAGAATGTGATGAAACGTTGATGGAGAAATTCTTTGATGATCCGTCTTCAATCACAGAAGAAGAAATTATCGCAGCATTACGCATCGGTACTCTTTCTATGCAGATCAATCCAATGTTGTGTGGTTCTTCTTTCAAGAACAAAGGAGTTCAACCGTTATTGGATGCTGTATGTAAATTCTTGCCTAGCCCAATAGATACTGTAGCTATCGAAGGAACAGATCCAAGAACAGGTGCTACTATCGTTCGCCACCCAAGCCCAAGTGAGCCGATGGCTGCTTTGGCATTCAAAATCGCAACAGACCCATTCGTAGGACGTTTGTGTTTCTTCCGTGTTTACTCGGGAGAATTAGCAGCCGGATCGTATGTTTATAACAGCCGCTCTGAAAAGAAAGAACGTATCTCACGTTTGTTCCAGATGCACTCTAACAAGCAAAATCCGAAAGACGTAATTGGTTGTGGTGATATAGGTGCAGGTGTAGGATTTAAAGATATTCGTACAGGTGATACACTATGTGACGAAAACAATCCGATCGTACTTGAATCTATGGACTTCCCAGAACCGGTTATTGGTATCGCTGTTGAGCCGATCACTCAGAAAGATGTGGATAAATTGGCTACAGGATTAGGTAAGCTTGCTGAAGAAGATCCAACATTCCGTGTTCATACCGATCAGGATTCAGGTCAGACTATTATCGAAGGTATGGGTGAGCTTCACCTTGAAATTATCATCGACCGTCTGAAACGTGAGTTTAAGGTTGAATGTAATCAAGGTCGTCCTCAGGTATCATATAAAGAAGCAATTACTCAAACTGTTGATCTTCGCGAGGTTTACAAAAAACAAACCGGGGGTCGTGGTAAGTTTGCCGATATTATTGTTAAAGTTGGTCCAACAGATCCTGGATTTGAAGGAGAACTTCAATTTATCGATGAGGTGAAAGGTGGTAACGTTCCTAAGGAATTTATCCCTTCAGTTCAGAAAGGATTTGCTGCTGCAATGAAAAATGGTGTACTTGCAGGATATGCGCTAGATAAACTGAAAGTTGTTCTTATTGATGGTTCTTACCATACAGTGGACTCTGACCAGTTGTCATTCGAACTTTGTGCTAAGCTTGCTTTCAGAAATGCATGTGAGAAAGCCGGACCTACATTGCAAGAACCTATCATGAAACTGGAAGTAGTAACTCCGGAAGAAAGCATGGGTGATGTGATTTCTGACCTTAACAAACGTCGTGGTCAGGTAGAAGGTATGGAGTCTAGTCGTTCAGGTGCACGTATCGTGAAAGCTAAAGTGCCTTTGGCAGAAATGTTTGGATATGTGACTTCTTTGAGAACAATCACTTCGGGTAGAGCAACGTCAGCAATGACATTCTCTCATTACGAAGAAGTTTCGCCATCTATCGCACGTCAGGTATTAACTGAGGTTAAAGGTCGCGTTGATTTGATCAAATAA
- the rpsJ gene encoding 30S ribosomal protein S10 has product MSQKIRIKLKSYDYTLVDKSAEKIVKTVKATGAVVSGPIPLPTHKRIFTVNRSTFVNKKSREQFELSSYKRLIDIYSSTAKTVDALMKLELPSGVEVEIKV; this is encoded by the coding sequence ATGAGTCAGAAAATTAGAATTAAACTGAAATCGTACGATTACACATTGGTAGACAAGTCTGCTGAGAAAATCGTGAAAACAGTGAAAGCAACAGGTGCAGTAGTAAGCGGTCCAATTCCGTTGCCAACTCACAAACGTATTTTTACTGTAAACCGTTCAACTTTCGTAAACAAGAAATCTCGTGAGCAGTTCGAACTATCTTCTTATAAAAGATTGATCGATATCTACAGCTCAACAGCAAAAACTGTAGATGCACTCATGAAGCTGGAATTGCCAAGTGGTGTAGAAGTAGAAATCAAAGTTTGA
- the rplC gene encoding 50S ribosomal protein L3, with protein MPGLLGKKIGMTSVFSAEGKNIPCTVVEVGPCVVTQVKTSEKDGYEAVQVGFVEKKDKHTSKPEIGHFKKAGVAPQRHLAEFKYEEKYNLGDVITVDGMFSMDDPFIDVTGVSKGKGFQGVVKRHGFRGVGEATLGQHNRLRAPGSIGACSYPAKVFKGTRMGGQMGNKQVTVQNLVIIKIIPEHNLLLIKGSVPGSKGSIVRIER; from the coding sequence ATGCCAGGATTATTAGGAAAGAAAATCGGAATGACATCCGTATTCAGTGCCGAGGGAAAAAATATTCCATGCACTGTTGTCGAAGTGGGTCCTTGTGTTGTTACTCAGGTTAAAACATCTGAAAAAGATGGTTACGAGGCTGTACAGGTAGGCTTTGTTGAAAAGAAAGACAAACATACCAGCAAGCCCGAAATCGGACATTTCAAGAAAGCCGGGGTTGCACCTCAAAGACACTTGGCCGAGTTCAAGTATGAAGAGAAATACAATCTAGGAGACGTTATTACAGTAGACGGAATGTTCTCAATGGACGACCCTTTTATTGACGTAACTGGAGTGTCGAAAGGTAAAGGTTTCCAAGGGGTTGTTAAACGCCATGGTTTCCGTGGGGTAGGTGAAGCTACTCTAGGACAGCATAACCGTCTTCGTGCTCCGGGTTCTATCGGAGCTTGTTCGTACCCTGCAAAGGTGTTTAAAGGAACAAGAATGGGTGGTCAGATGGGTAACAAACAAGTTACTGTTCAAAACCTTGTGATTATTAAAATAATTCCGGAACATAATCTTTTGTTAATAAAAGGTTCAGTACCGGGAAGTAAAGGTTCAATCGTTAGAATAGAAAGATAA
- the rplD gene encoding 50S ribosomal protein L4, with translation MELSVLDKNGKETGKKVALNDAIYAIEPNDHVLWLDVKLYLANQRQGTHKTKERSEMSGSTRKLIRQKGGGGARRGDINSPVLVGGARVFGPKPRDYGFKLNKKVRVLARKSALAAKAKENQILVVEDLSFDSPKTKDFVALAKNLQVADKKILLVLPDQNKNVYLSARNLERVKVVKASDLNTYSILNCTSLVLAESSVAIIDNLLLKA, from the coding sequence ATGGAACTGAGTGTATTAGATAAAAACGGTAAAGAAACCGGTAAAAAAGTAGCGTTGAACGATGCTATTTATGCAATTGAGCCTAACGATCATGTTCTTTGGTTGGACGTGAAGCTATATCTTGCGAATCAACGTCAAGGTACTCACAAGACTAAAGAAAGAAGTGAGATGTCGGGAAGTACACGTAAGTTGATCCGTCAGAAAGGTGGAGGTGGTGCTCGCCGTGGTGATATCAATTCACCTGTATTGGTTGGTGGAGCACGTGTATTTGGTCCAAAACCAAGAGACTATGGCTTCAAATTGAACAAAAAAGTAAGAGTACTTGCACGTAAATCTGCCCTTGCTGCTAAAGCAAAAGAAAATCAAATATTGGTAGTTGAAGACTTGTCTTTCGACTCTCCAAAAACTAAGGATTTTGTAGCATTGGCTAAAAATTTGCAAGTGGCTGATAAAAAGATACTTCTAGTTTTGCCAGACCAAAATAAAAATGTATATTTGTCGGCTCGTAATTTAGAAAGAGTAAAAGTTGTAAAAGCTTCTGATTTAAATACTTACTCAATACTTAACTGTACAAGTCTAGTATTGGCTGAGTCTTCGGTTGCTATTATAGATAATCTTTTATTAAAAGCATAA
- the rplW gene encoding 50S ribosomal protein L23 codes for MGILIKPILTEKQTAISEKFPNRYGFRVAPGANKVEIKNAVEELYGVTVKSVNTINYSGKLKSRYTKAGVIKGKTPAFKKAIITLKEGESIDFFSNI; via the coding sequence ATGGGAATTTTGATAAAACCAATTTTAACAGAAAAGCAAACCGCGATTTCAGAAAAGTTTCCGAATCGTTACGGTTTTCGTGTTGCTCCAGGTGCAAACAAAGTGGAGATTAAGAACGCAGTAGAAGAGCTTTATGGCGTAACAGTTAAGTCTGTAAATACAATTAACTACTCCGGAAAGCTAAAAAGCCGTTACACAAAAGCTGGTGTGATAAAAGGTAAAACTCCTGCATTCAAGAAAGCAATAATCACCCTGAAAGAAGGTGAAAGTATAGACTTTTTTAGTAATATCTAA
- the rplB gene encoding 50S ribosomal protein L2: MAVRKLKPTTPGQRHKIIGTFQEITASVPEKSLVVGKKASGGRNNTGKMTMRYLGGGHKRKFRLIDFKRTKDGIPATVKTIEYDPNRSARIALLYYVDGAKTYILAPEGLEVGQTVVSGADAAPEVGNALPLAKIPIGTVVHNIELRPGQGAKMVRSAGAFAQLTSREGNYAIIRMPSGETRKILATCKATIGSVGNSDHGLEKSGKAGRSRWLGRRPHNRGVVMNPVDHPMGGGEGRASGGHPRSRKGLYAKGLKTRAPKKHSSKYIIERRKK; encoded by the coding sequence ATGGCAGTACGTAAATTAAAGCCCACAACACCGGGGCAGAGACACAAAATTATTGGTACATTCCAAGAAATCACTGCAAGTGTACCAGAAAAATCCCTTGTAGTCGGTAAAAAAGCGTCTGGTGGCCGTAACAATACCGGTAAGATGACTATGCGTTATCTCGGCGGCGGTCATAAGAGAAAATTCAGGCTCATAGACTTCAAGAGAACGAAAGACGGAATTCCAGCCACTGTAAAAACAATCGAATATGATCCGAACCGTTCGGCTCGTATCGCTTTGTTGTATTATGTAGACGGAGCTAAAACTTATATCTTAGCACCAGAAGGTTTGGAAGTAGGTCAAACAGTGGTATCCGGAGCTGATGCTGCTCCTGAGGTTGGTAATGCATTGCCTTTGGCAAAAATTCCAATCGGTACAGTTGTTCATAATATCGAACTTCGTCCTGGTCAGGGAGCTAAAATGGTTCGTTCGGCAGGTGCTTTTGCTCAGTTAACTTCTCGCGAAGGAAACTACGCAATCATAAGAATGCCTTCAGGCGAAACACGTAAGATCCTTGCAACATGCAAAGCTACTATCGGTAGCGTAGGAAACTCAGATCACGGACTAGAGAAATCAGGTAAAGCCGGTCGTTCTCGTTGGCTTGGCCGCCGTCCTCACAACCGAGGTGTAGTAATGAACCCTGTCGATCACCCAATGGGTGGTGGTGAAGGTCGTGCTTCAGGAGGTCACCCACGTTCACGTAAAGGATTGTACGCTAAGGGTCTCAAAACTAGAGCTCCTAAGAAACATTCTTCTAAGTACATAATCGAAAGAAGAAAAAAATAA
- the rpsS gene encoding 30S ribosomal protein S19 — MSRSLKKGPYINVKLEKKVLAMNESGKKAVVKTWARASMISPDFVGHTIAVHNGNKFIPVYVTENMVGHKLGEFSLTRTFRGHGGNKKK, encoded by the coding sequence ATGAGTCGTTCGTTAAAAAAAGGCCCGTATATTAATGTTAAGCTTGAGAAAAAAGTCTTGGCCATGAATGAGTCAGGTAAGAAAGCTGTGGTTAAGACATGGGCAAGAGCTTCAATGATATCCCCCGACTTTGTAGGCCATACTATTGCTGTTCACAACGGAAATAAATTTATTCCTGTATATGTGACAGAAAATATGGTAGGACACAAGTTAGGAGAATTCTCTCTTACACGTACATTCCGTGGACACGGAGGTAATAAGAAAAAATAA
- the rplV gene encoding 50S ribosomal protein L22, translating into MGKRKHIVAEARKEAKKTIAFAKLNDVPTSPRKMRLVVDMIRGMEAFRALGVLKYSNKEAAARIEKLLRSAIANWEAKNERKAESGELYVSLVNVDGGAMLKRMRPAPQGRGYRIRKRSNHVTLHVDTLNKENQN; encoded by the coding sequence ATGGGTAAAAGAAAACATATAGTAGCTGAAGCAAGAAAAGAAGCTAAAAAGACTATTGCTTTCGCCAAGCTGAATGATGTTCCTACTTCTCCACGCAAAATGCGCCTTGTTGTCGACATGATACGTGGAATGGAAGCATTTAGGGCTCTTGGTGTATTGAAATACTCAAATAAAGAAGCTGCTGCAAGAATAGAAAAATTGTTACGCTCTGCTATCGCCAACTGGGAAGCAAAAAATGAGCGTAAAGCAGAAAGTGGAGAGTTGTATGTATCATTGGTAAACGTAGATGGTGGAGCCATGCTGAAAAGAATGCGTCCAGCTCCGCAGGGAAGAGGTTACAGAATACGTAAACGTTCAAATCATGTGACCCTTCACGTAGATACACTTAATAAAGAAAATCAAAATTAA
- the rpsC gene encoding 30S ribosomal protein S3 — MGQKVNPIANRLGIIRGWDSNWYGGKRYGNTLLEDSKIRKYLNARLAKASVSRIVIERTLKLVTITVCTARPGIIIGKGGQEVDKLKEELKKITDKDIQINIFEIKKPELDAVIVANNVARQVEGKIAYRRAIKMAIASTMRMGAEGIKIQISGRLNGAEMARSEMYKEGRTPLHTFRADIDYAHAEALTKVGLIGIKVWICRGEVYGKKDLAPSFTAAKDGGHSGNRGGDNRRNDRGDQGKGFKRNKRK; from the coding sequence ATGGGACAAAAAGTTAATCCAATAGCAAATCGTTTAGGTATCATCCGTGGATGGGATTCTAATTGGTATGGAGGCAAAAGATATGGAAATACTTTGTTGGAAGACAGCAAAATCCGTAAATATCTGAATGCCCGTCTGGCTAAAGCTAGTGTATCTCGCATCGTTATCGAAAGAACTTTGAAACTTGTAACTATCACAGTTTGTACAGCTCGTCCGGGTATCATCATCGGTAAAGGCGGACAAGAAGTAGACAAGCTGAAAGAAGAGTTGAAGAAGATTACAGATAAAGATATCCAAATCAACATTTTTGAAATCAAAAAACCAGAGTTGGACGCAGTTATCGTTGCCAACAATGTAGCCCGTCAGGTAGAAGGTAAAATCGCTTACCGTCGTGCTATCAAAATGGCAATTGCTTCAACAATGAGAATGGGTGCAGAAGGTATCAAAATTCAAATATCAGGTCGTCTGAATGGCGCAGAAATGGCTCGTTCCGAAATGTACAAAGAAGGACGTACACCACTTCATACATTCCGTGCCGATATTGATTATGCACATGCCGAAGCACTAACAAAAGTTGGTTTGATTGGTATTAAAGTATGGATTTGCCGTGGAGAAGTTTACGGTAAGAAAGACCTTGCTCCTTCATTCACAGCTGCCAAAGATGGTGGACACTCTGGTAACAGAGGTGGAGATAACCGTCGCAACGACAGAGGTGACCAAGGAAAAGGTTTCAAGAGAAATAAGAGAAAGTAA
- the rplP gene encoding 50S ribosomal protein L16, giving the protein MLQPKKTKFRRQQKGRMKGIAQRGHELAFGSFGIKTLENKWITGRQIEAARIAVTRYMQRQGQVWVRIFPDKPITKKPAEVRMGKGKGSPEGFVAPVTPGRIIFEIEGVSYDVAKEALRLAAQKLPVTTKFVVRRDYDLTQNA; this is encoded by the coding sequence ATGTTACAACCGAAGAAAACAAAATTCAGAAGACAGCAAAAAGGTCGTATGAAAGGCATTGCTCAAAGAGGGCATGAATTGGCTTTCGGTTCATTTGGCATCAAAACCCTGGAAAACAAATGGATCACAGGACGCCAAATCGAAGCGGCTCGTATTGCAGTAACTCGTTACATGCAGCGTCAAGGACAAGTTTGGGTTAGAATTTTCCCTGACAAACCTATCACAAAGAAACCTGCCGAAGTACGTATGGGTAAAGGTAAGGGATCGCCGGAAGGTTTCGTTGCACCCGTTACACCAGGAAGAATCATATTCGAAATCGAAGGTGTATCTTATGATGTGGCAAAAGAAGCATTGCGCCTAGCAGCACAAAAGCTTCCTGTGACTACAAAATTTGTAGTTCGCAGAGATTATGACTTAACTCAAAACGCTTAA
- the rpmC gene encoding 50S ribosomal protein L29, translating to MKIAEVRELSDKELNERLDAEKTALDQMVLNHSVSPLDNPTKIKEKRRDIARFLTELRQRELKK from the coding sequence ATGAAAATTGCAGAAGTAAGAGAGCTTTCGGACAAAGAATTGAATGAAAGACTAGATGCTGAAAAAACAGCGTTAGACCAAATGGTGTTAAACCACAGTGTATCTCCATTGGACAATCCGACTAAGATTAAAGAAAAACGTCGCGATATCGCACGTTTCCTTACAGAGTTGCGCCAAAGAGAACTAAAAAAATAA
- the rpsQ gene encoding 30S ribosomal protein S17, translated as METRNLRKERFGVVFSNKMDKTITVAVKWKEKHPIYGKFVNKTKKYHAHDEKNECNIGDTVRIMETRPLSKTKRWRLIEIIERAK; from the coding sequence ATGGAAACGAGAAATTTAAGAAAAGAAAGATTCGGGGTCGTTTTCAGTAACAAGATGGATAAAACCATCACTGTGGCTGTAAAATGGAAAGAAAAACACCCTATTTATGGAAAATTCGTTAACAAAACGAAGAAATATCACGCTCACGACGAAAAGAACGAGTGCAACATTGGCGACACAGTACGTATTATGGAAACTCGTCCGTTGAGTAAAACAAAGAGATGGAGATTAATAGAAATAATCGAAAGGGCTAAATAA
- the rplN gene encoding 50S ribosomal protein L14, producing the protein MIQQESRLVVTDNSGARECLCIRVLGGTRRRYASVGDVIVVAIKNVIPSSDIKKGAVTKAMIVRTKKEIRRPDGSYIRFDDNACVLLNAAGDIRGSRIFGPVARELRATNMKIVSLAPEVL; encoded by the coding sequence ATGATACAACAAGAATCAAGACTAGTAGTTACTGATAACAGTGGAGCTAGAGAATGCTTATGTATCCGCGTATTAGGCGGTACAAGAAGACGTTATGCGTCTGTAGGGGATGTGATTGTGGTTGCTATCAAGAATGTAATCCCTTCGAGTGATATTAAGAAAGGTGCTGTAACAAAAGCAATGATCGTACGTACAAAAAAAGAGATCCGTCGTCCCGATGGTTCTTACATACGTTTCGACGATAATGCTTGTGTATTGCTAAACGCAGCAGGTGATATCAGAGGAAGCCGTATTTTCGGACCGGTTGCCCGCGAACTTCGCGCAACAAACATGAAAATCGTTTCATTGGCACCAGAGGTACTATAA
- the rplX gene encoding 50S ribosomal protein L24 has product MSKLHIKKGDIVYVNTGVDKGKTGRVLRVFVEKQRAIVEGLNMVSKHTKPNAKSPQGGIEKKEAAIHISNLNVVDPKTGKPTRVGRKEVDGKLVRYAKKSGEEIK; this is encoded by the coding sequence ATGAGTAAATTACATATCAAAAAAGGCGATATAGTTTATGTGAATACTGGTGTCGATAAAGGAAAAACCGGTCGTGTGTTGAGAGTCTTTGTAGAAAAACAACGCGCTATCGTAGAAGGCCTTAACATGGTATCGAAACATACTAAGCCTAATGCTAAAAGTCCTCAAGGAGGAATTGAAAAGAAAGAAGCTGCTATCCATATCTCTAACCTGAACGTAGTAGACCCTAAAACAGGAAAACCTACACGTGTGGGCCGTAAAGAAGTAGATGGTAAGCTAGTACGTTACGCTAAAAAATCAGGGGAGGAAATTAAATAA